In one Candidatus Eisenbacteria bacterium genomic region, the following are encoded:
- the selD gene encoding selenide, water dikinase SelD, with product MGAYRVSRPPVEAPRLTQQVACAGCAAKIPIQVLQEILGALPPPSRSPRLLVGPETWDDAGVYKMSPTLALVQTVDFFTPMVDDPYDFGAIAAANAVSDVYAMGGVPKLALSILCFPAETGDPAVLREIVRGGADALKQAGVLIMGGHSVRDPEIKFGYAVTGEVHPKRVVTNAGAKNGDLLVLTKPIGVGILATALKRGLLPRPLLQTMTRQMKTLNRAASEAMRASGVHAATDVTGFGLLGHARNIARASKKTIRIWSSAVPLLPGVREFAAQGVASSGLHSNREAIEPDITWDGATPEPLRLALVDPQTSGGLLIAVPSSKTEALIRRLKRSKVSAAVVGEVLAPGARPLEVTA from the coding sequence ATGGGCGCTTATCGCGTAAGCCGCCCCCCCGTCGAGGCGCCTCGACTCACGCAACAAGTAGCCTGCGCCGGATGCGCGGCCAAGATCCCGATCCAAGTGCTCCAGGAAATTCTGGGCGCGCTCCCGCCGCCGTCCCGGTCGCCGCGGCTCCTCGTCGGCCCGGAGACGTGGGACGACGCCGGCGTCTACAAGATGAGCCCGACGCTGGCCCTCGTCCAGACGGTGGACTTCTTCACGCCGATGGTCGACGACCCCTACGATTTCGGCGCGATCGCGGCGGCGAACGCGGTGAGCGACGTCTACGCCATGGGCGGCGTCCCGAAGCTCGCGCTCTCGATCCTCTGCTTCCCCGCGGAGACCGGCGATCCGGCCGTGCTGCGCGAGATCGTGCGCGGCGGCGCCGACGCGCTCAAGCAGGCCGGCGTCCTCATCATGGGAGGGCATTCCGTCCGGGACCCCGAGATCAAGTTCGGCTACGCCGTGACCGGGGAAGTGCACCCGAAGCGCGTGGTCACGAACGCCGGCGCGAAGAACGGCGACCTGCTCGTCCTCACGAAGCCGATCGGGGTCGGAATTCTGGCGACCGCGCTGAAGCGCGGCCTCCTGCCCCGGCCGCTCCTCCAGACGATGACGCGCCAGATGAAAACGCTGAATCGGGCCGCGTCGGAGGCGATGCGCGCCTCCGGCGTCCACGCCGCCACCGATGTCACGGGCTTCGGCCTTCTGGGCCACGCCCGAAATATCGCCCGCGCCAGCAAGAAGACGATCCGCATCTGGAGCAGCGCGGTTCCGCTTCTTCCGGGCGTGCGCGAGTTCGCAGCCCAGGGCGTCGCCTCGAGCGGCCTTCATTCGAACCGGGAAGCCATCGAGCCCGACATCACGTGGGATGGCGCCACGCCGGAGCCCCTGCGCCTCGCGCTGGTCGACCCCCAGACGTCGGGCGGGCTTCTGATCGCGGTGCCGTCATCGAAGACGGAGGCGCTGATCCGCAGGCTCAAACGGTCCAAGGTGAGCGCGGCGGTCGTCGGCGAAGTGCTCGCGCCCGGTGCGCGCCCGCTCGAGGTGACCGCCTGA
- a CDS encoding RidA family protein, which produces MSPSPSGTVLRTDGAPAAIGPYVQGRTGPLTGRWITTSGQIGLDPKTGALVAGGIVAETERVIDNLEAILGSAGASLAHVVKTTVFLAEMADFGAMNEIYARRFPEPKPARTTVAVRELPRACRVEIEAWALIA; this is translated from the coding sequence GTGAGCCCTTCGCCGTCCGGTACTGTCCTCCGCACCGACGGCGCCCCCGCCGCGATCGGTCCCTACGTTCAGGGACGGACGGGTCCGCTCACGGGCCGCTGGATCACGACCTCGGGCCAGATCGGCCTCGATCCGAAGACCGGCGCGCTGGTCGCGGGAGGGATCGTGGCCGAGACGGAGCGGGTGATCGACAACCTGGAGGCGATTCTCGGGTCGGCCGGCGCGTCGCTCGCCCACGTCGTCAAGACGACCGTCTTCCTGGCCGAAATGGCGGACTTCGGCGCGATGAACGAGATCTACGCGCGCCGCTTCCCGGAACCCAAGCCCGCCCGCACGACCGTCGCGGTGCGGGAGCTGCCTCGAGCCTGCCGCGTGGAGATCGAAGCATGGGCGCTTATCGCGTAA
- the glmS gene encoding glutamine--fructose-6-phosphate transaminase (isomerizing), whose translation MCGIVGYVGPQDSVPILMEGLRRLEYRGYDSAGLAILNGDGIKIEKTAGKIAMLEARINVTHPSGTLGIAHTRWATHGEPNQINAHPHVDCKGRIAVVHNGIIENYSTLKTKLQEEGHRFTTDTDTEVIAHLVEKFYTGNLEKAVAAALRLLTGTYGIAVISTDDPSKIVGARHGSPLVVGICDSEYILASDVSAIIRHTNQVVYLDDEEMVVLTPAGIHTTTIREETVAKKVETVDWDLEMIEKAGFPHFMLKEIFEQPQSLRNTLRGRLLADEGTARLGGLNMSAAELRAINRVVITACGTSWHAGMIGEYLIEELARIPVEVEYASEFRYRNPILEPGTVVIAISQSGETADTLSAMREAKRKGARVLGVCNAVGSTIARESDGGVYIHAGPEIGVASTKAFTSQVAALALFTLYLGRLGELSPELGAELVRELELIPGKIETILAGAESIKTIARAYAHHNNFLYLGRGVNFPVALEGALKLKEISYIHAEGYPAAEMKHGPIALIDDNMPVVFICTQDSAYEKVLSNMEEVRARRGKIIAVASEGDTHVGTKADHVLYIPRTMGSLTPLLAAIPLQLLAYHIAVERGCDVDQPRNLAKSVTVE comes from the coding sequence ATGTGCGGCATCGTCGGATACGTAGGACCTCAGGACTCCGTGCCGATCCTCATGGAGGGGCTCCGGCGTCTGGAGTATCGAGGCTACGACTCCGCCGGCCTCGCCATCCTGAACGGTGACGGGATCAAGATAGAGAAGACCGCCGGGAAGATCGCGATGCTCGAGGCGCGGATCAACGTGACCCATCCGTCGGGGACCCTCGGCATCGCGCACACGCGCTGGGCCACGCACGGCGAGCCCAACCAGATCAACGCGCACCCGCACGTCGACTGCAAGGGCCGCATCGCGGTCGTCCACAACGGCATCATCGAGAACTACTCCACGCTCAAGACGAAGCTCCAGGAGGAAGGGCACCGGTTCACGACCGACACCGACACCGAGGTGATCGCCCATCTGGTCGAGAAGTTCTACACCGGAAATCTGGAGAAGGCCGTCGCGGCGGCGCTCCGGCTCCTGACCGGCACGTACGGGATCGCGGTGATCTCTACCGACGACCCTTCCAAGATCGTCGGCGCGCGGCACGGCAGCCCGCTCGTCGTCGGCATCTGCGATTCGGAGTACATCCTCGCGTCCGACGTCTCGGCGATCATCCGCCACACGAATCAAGTGGTCTACCTGGACGACGAGGAGATGGTCGTGCTCACCCCGGCCGGGATCCACACCACCACGATCCGCGAGGAGACCGTCGCGAAGAAGGTCGAGACGGTGGACTGGGATCTCGAGATGATCGAGAAGGCGGGCTTCCCGCACTTCATGCTGAAGGAGATCTTCGAGCAGCCCCAATCGCTCCGCAACACGCTCCGGGGACGCCTGCTCGCGGATGAAGGGACCGCGCGCTTGGGTGGGCTCAACATGAGCGCGGCGGAGCTCCGCGCGATCAACCGCGTGGTCATCACGGCGTGCGGCACGTCGTGGCACGCCGGCATGATCGGCGAGTACCTGATCGAGGAGCTCGCGCGGATCCCCGTCGAGGTCGAGTACGCGTCCGAGTTCCGGTATCGGAACCCGATTTTGGAGCCGGGGACCGTGGTCATCGCGATCAGCCAGTCGGGCGAGACGGCCGACACGCTCTCCGCGATGCGCGAGGCGAAGCGAAAGGGAGCCCGCGTGCTCGGCGTCTGCAACGCGGTCGGCTCCACGATCGCGCGGGAGTCGGACGGCGGGGTCTACATTCACGCCGGCCCCGAGATCGGCGTGGCGTCGACGAAGGCCTTCACCTCGCAGGTCGCGGCGCTCGCCCTGTTCACCCTCTACCTGGGCCGCCTCGGCGAGCTCTCGCCCGAGCTGGGCGCGGAGCTGGTGCGGGAGCTGGAATTGATCCCCGGGAAGATCGAGACGATCCTCGCGGGGGCGGAGTCGATCAAGACGATCGCCCGCGCCTACGCCCACCACAACAACTTCCTCTATCTGGGCCGCGGCGTGAATTTCCCCGTGGCCCTGGAGGGAGCCCTGAAGCTCAAGGAGATCTCCTACATCCACGCCGAGGGATATCCGGCGGCCGAGATGAAGCACGGCCCGATCGCCCTCATCGACGACAACATGCCGGTCGTGTTCATCTGCACGCAGGATTCCGCCTATGAGAAGGTCCTGAGCAACATGGAGGAGGTGCGCGCCCGCCGCGGGAAGATCATCGCGGTCGCCTCCGAAGGCGACACGCACGTCGGGACGAAGGCCGACCACGTCCTCTACATTCCGCGGACGATGGGCTCGCTGACGCCGCTTCTCGCGGCGATCCCGCTCCAGCTCCTGGCCTACCACATCGCGGTCGAGCGCGGCTGTGACGTGGACCAGCCTCGAAATCTCGCCAAGAGCGTCACGGTCGAGTGA
- the glmM gene encoding phosphoglucosamine mutase: MTNKERAAPPRSGAAAAALPIESPDPWRGLMVSASGIRGIVGQSLTPDVIVRFAGAHGSLLGPGPVVLGRDSRPSGAWVSRAAEAALLAVGHDVVDVGIAPTPTILFAIRHHEAAGGLAVTASHNPAPWNALKLFGPGGTFLAPAQSEAVARRALESAAAWVTHERVGAHRVDDEAIARHRDAILALPGLHRERIVSRRFRVGVDCVDGAGSVATPALLRALNCEVEAIYCTPDGLFPRVPEPLPENLGALGELVRRSGAAIGFANDPDADRLAIVDERGEPIGEERTLQIAVDWALAARPGPVVVNASTSMAIDAIARRHGVPVIRTRVGEAHVAQALLERGGVIGGEGNGGVIYPALHATRDGLLAAAIALDWLSADARPLSERVKELPSSVMLKRKLDLRLSDLAALAAALTREFPDAERNVLDGEKYVWEDSWVQVRPSGTEPAVRIIAEAGSQERAESLIARAAAALERVRAARPASQGG, encoded by the coding sequence ATGACGAACAAAGAGCGTGCCGCGCCCCCACGTTCGGGGGCCGCGGCCGCGGCGTTACCGATCGAATCTCCCGATCCATGGCGCGGTCTCATGGTGAGCGCGTCGGGCATTCGCGGCATCGTGGGACAATCGCTCACGCCCGACGTGATCGTCCGTTTCGCGGGGGCGCACGGCTCTCTGCTCGGTCCCGGCCCGGTCGTCCTGGGCCGCGATTCCCGCCCGAGCGGGGCGTGGGTCTCGCGCGCGGCCGAGGCGGCGCTCCTCGCCGTGGGCCACGACGTCGTGGATGTCGGGATCGCGCCCACACCCACCATCCTCTTCGCGATCCGCCACCACGAAGCCGCGGGCGGGCTCGCCGTCACCGCGAGCCACAACCCGGCGCCGTGGAACGCGCTCAAGCTCTTCGGACCCGGCGGGACCTTCCTCGCGCCCGCTCAATCGGAGGCCGTCGCGCGGAGGGCGCTCGAGAGCGCCGCCGCGTGGGTGACGCACGAGCGCGTCGGCGCGCATCGGGTGGACGACGAGGCGATCGCGAGGCATCGCGACGCGATCCTCGCGCTCCCTGGGCTCCACCGAGAGCGCATCGTGTCGCGCCGGTTCCGGGTCGGAGTCGACTGCGTCGACGGCGCGGGCTCGGTGGCGACGCCGGCGCTCCTCCGCGCTCTTAACTGCGAAGTCGAGGCCATCTACTGCACGCCAGACGGCCTCTTCCCGCGCGTCCCCGAGCCGCTCCCCGAAAATCTCGGAGCGCTCGGGGAGCTGGTGCGCCGGTCGGGCGCGGCGATCGGCTTCGCCAACGACCCCGACGCCGACAGGCTCGCGATCGTCGACGAGCGCGGAGAGCCGATCGGTGAAGAGCGGACGCTCCAGATCGCGGTCGACTGGGCCTTGGCCGCGCGCCCGGGTCCCGTCGTCGTGAACGCATCCACCTCCATGGCGATCGACGCCATCGCGCGCCGCCACGGCGTGCCCGTCATCCGCACGCGCGTCGGGGAGGCGCACGTGGCCCAAGCGCTTCTCGAGCGGGGCGGCGTGATCGGGGGAGAGGGGAACGGCGGGGTGATCTATCCGGCGCTTCACGCGACGCGGGACGGCCTCCTGGCGGCCGCGATCGCGCTCGATTGGCTCTCGGCAGACGCCCGTCCTCTGAGCGAGCGCGTCAAAGAGCTTCCGTCCTCCGTGATGTTGAAGCGGAAGCTGGATCTCCGGCTGTCGGATTTGGCGGCGCTCGCCGCGGCGCTCACGCGGGAGTTCCCGGACGCGGAACGCAATGTTCTGGACGGAGAAAAGTACGTCTGGGAAGATAGTTGGGTGCAAGTCCGTCCCTCGGGGACGGAGCCGGCCGTTCGGATCATCGCGGAGGCCGGCAGCCAGGAGCGCGCCGAGTCGCTGATCGCTCGAGCCGCGGCCGCGCTGGAGCGGGTTCGCGCCGCGCGGCCGGCATCACAAGGGGGCTGA
- a CDS encoding GAF domain-containing protein: MKRSSATARLEEQLVLAWKRYAGRRIGAPEGAAAGACYLEPRPCPFEPRPDFESRFTKDCVHCARLQGAVELAGSVPAGSSGVLPTQELLFRLLEEEGRRSPEAEVEEDGRYQSVALLLRALPLLHTSTSPRRTAQLLLGALAGAFAEVIDTLLFFEVKSDPAGLALAASFRRADLDTGIAGPEGYLDVEPLAAAGIFDGAVFERLRDTLIPLDQDQDLLSDAVFDGRTAVVTRPNRELRLPTLLVEHLPDSPAAILPVFGRERVRGLLVLSAAPGIAGWTSDQMELLSVVASQAGIALDSSGLLALSRRRGAGTRALLDLAVVTLKTSRAEAWPEAALRAFLPATGGQIGVVWTLAEPEGFTVAAALGDPAAADRDLSEIGEELRTWFDADARPIAVEDVRSDTRLPGTLPEEWGSALAVPLRSDDALRGAVLVVRKGGAGGEPAEPFDAEDIQVAEMAASLATLAAIRDGSEASATRVDRKIRELEAQLRHSEKLAVVGERGIQVAQEIRNPIAAITGFARRVLRSVGPDDPNREYLEIILRETERLERILTEQLSLAQMTRPRLKLQSLNALVQEVLETQSEELVKRRVRLLKRLSPDVPSLLIDNDKMRQVLVNVLQYALHQVPSGGRLRVETRNGAGHVQAEIAHDGPKTPGESLDRLFVPFSSSRRYGAGVGLAVAYQIVREHGGEIRARSEGDWSSIVSIYLPVRENHDRRGKPDRRGGGKNDRRSRLA, from the coding sequence ATGAAACGATCGTCCGCCACCGCACGACTTGAAGAGCAGCTTGTCCTCGCATGGAAACGGTACGCCGGGCGAAGGATCGGGGCCCCCGAAGGGGCCGCCGCGGGCGCCTGTTACCTCGAGCCGCGCCCCTGTCCGTTCGAGCCGCGTCCCGATTTCGAGAGCCGGTTCACCAAGGATTGCGTTCACTGCGCGCGCCTCCAAGGGGCGGTGGAGCTGGCCGGCAGCGTCCCGGCGGGCTCGTCCGGCGTGCTGCCGACGCAGGAGCTTCTCTTCCGCCTCCTCGAGGAGGAAGGCCGAAGGAGCCCCGAAGCCGAGGTCGAAGAGGACGGGCGATACCAGTCGGTCGCGCTCCTCCTCCGCGCGCTCCCGCTCCTCCACACGTCGACGAGCCCTCGACGCACGGCGCAGCTCCTGCTTGGCGCCCTCGCGGGAGCGTTTGCCGAGGTCATCGACACGCTCCTGTTCTTCGAGGTGAAGTCCGATCCCGCAGGGCTCGCGCTCGCGGCCTCCTTCCGCAGGGCCGACCTGGACACGGGGATCGCGGGGCCCGAGGGCTACCTGGACGTGGAGCCGTTGGCCGCTGCCGGCATCTTCGACGGCGCGGTGTTCGAGCGTCTCCGCGACACCCTCATTCCGCTCGATCAAGATCAGGATCTCCTCTCGGACGCCGTGTTCGACGGGCGCACCGCGGTGGTCACGCGTCCGAACCGCGAGCTCAGGCTGCCGACCCTTCTGGTCGAGCATCTGCCCGACAGCCCGGCCGCCATTCTCCCCGTCTTCGGTCGGGAGCGGGTCCGGGGGCTGCTCGTGCTGTCGGCGGCGCCGGGGATCGCGGGTTGGACGTCGGATCAAATGGAGCTCCTGAGCGTCGTCGCGTCGCAGGCGGGAATCGCGCTCGATTCCTCGGGTCTCCTCGCTCTTTCCCGCCGCCGGGGGGCGGGAACCCGGGCGCTGCTCGATCTCGCCGTCGTGACGCTCAAGACGTCCCGCGCCGAGGCCTGGCCCGAAGCCGCGCTGCGCGCGTTCCTCCCCGCCACGGGCGGCCAGATCGGGGTGGTGTGGACCCTCGCCGAGCCGGAAGGGTTCACGGTGGCGGCGGCCCTGGGCGATCCGGCCGCGGCCGACCGGGATCTCTCGGAAATCGGAGAGGAGCTGCGCACCTGGTTCGACGCGGACGCGCGCCCGATCGCGGTGGAGGACGTGCGGTCGGACACGAGGCTCCCGGGAACGCTCCCGGAGGAGTGGGGATCGGCGCTGGCCGTCCCGCTTCGGTCGGACGACGCGCTGCGGGGCGCGGTGCTCGTGGTCCGAAAGGGCGGGGCCGGAGGCGAGCCCGCCGAGCCGTTCGACGCGGAGGACATCCAGGTCGCCGAGATGGCGGCGTCCCTCGCTACGTTGGCGGCGATCCGGGACGGCTCGGAGGCGTCGGCCACGCGGGTCGATCGGAAAATCCGCGAGCTCGAGGCACAGCTCCGCCACTCGGAGAAGCTCGCCGTCGTCGGAGAGCGGGGGATTCAGGTCGCGCAGGAGATCCGGAACCCGATCGCGGCCATCACGGGCTTCGCGCGGCGCGTTCTTCGGAGCGTCGGGCCGGACGACCCGAACCGCGAGTATCTCGAGATCATCCTCCGGGAGACGGAGCGGCTCGAGCGGATTCTCACGGAGCAGCTCTCGCTCGCGCAGATGACGCGGCCGCGGCTCAAGCTCCAGAGCTTGAACGCGCTCGTGCAGGAAGTGCTGGAAACGCAGTCCGAGGAGCTCGTCAAGCGGCGGGTGCGATTACTGAAGAGACTCTCTCCCGACGTCCCGAGCCTCCTCATCGACAACGACAAGATGCGCCAGGTGCTCGTCAACGTCCTTCAGTACGCGCTGCATCAGGTGCCGAGCGGCGGGCGCCTGCGCGTCGAGACGCGAAACGGCGCCGGACACGTCCAGGCCGAGATCGCGCATGACGGACCCAAGACGCCGGGCGAGAGCCTCGATCGACTCTTCGTGCCGTTTTCGTCCTCGCGCCGGTACGGCGCCGGGGTGGGATTGGCCGTCGCCTACCAGATCGTCCGCGAGCACGGCGGGGAGATCCGGGCCCGGAGCGAAGGCGACTGGAGCAGCATCGTGAGCATCTACCTCCCCGTCCGCGAGAACCACGACCGCCGCGGGAAGCCGGACCGCCGGGGCGGCGGCAAGAACGATCGACGCAGCCGCCTCGCCTAG
- a CDS encoding DUF3467 domain-containing protein: MEAKRQEQPPQINMEIGEREAEGIYSNFVVISHSLSEFVLDFARVLPGTPKSKVFARIVMTPPNVRALLHALETNIGKYEGQFGKIRTLNEGQSKEIGFTS, from the coding sequence ATGGAAGCCAAGCGGCAGGAACAACCCCCGCAAATCAACATGGAGATCGGCGAGCGGGAGGCGGAGGGGATCTACTCGAACTTCGTCGTCATCAGTCACTCGCTATCGGAGTTCGTGCTCGATTTCGCGCGGGTTCTTCCGGGCACGCCGAAGAGCAAGGTGTTCGCGAGGATCGTCATGACCCCGCCGAACGTGCGAGCGCTGCTTCACGCGCTCGAGACCAATATCGGGAAATACGAGGGGCAGTTCGGCAAGATCCGCACGCTGAACGAGGGTCAGTCGAAGGAGATCGGCTTCACGTCCTGA
- a CDS encoding DNA-processing protein DprA: MEEGVRELLRLAARPRGAAGIPFPETERAVERAARHLERSGGRAVPVHDRDCPAGISSLAGGPRVVFLAGPWNHPGPMVAIVGARDASDDGRDVAFGLARSLAEQGVAVVSGLARGIDAAAHLGALEAGGKSGAVLGTGLERVYPKEHRALQRALAESLGILSALLPGSAPTRNTFASRNRILAAISGAVVVVQGRERSGALLTATAARGLGRPLGAVPWDSRDPLGMAPHALIRSGAATLVRDAADVLELLGVGQGVRPQGVPGAATAGVAAVQPATPPERTALGDREELLWRALRGHPEPLDHAARRANLTIAEASAAFVLLEILGRARREPGGAVRRLVRR, from the coding sequence GTGGAGGAGGGGGTTCGAGAGCTCTTGCGTCTCGCCGCGCGCCCGCGCGGCGCCGCCGGGATCCCGTTCCCGGAGACGGAGCGCGCCGTCGAGCGCGCGGCCCGGCATCTGGAGCGGTCGGGCGGCCGCGCCGTCCCGGTTCATGACCGTGACTGTCCGGCCGGTATCTCATCCCTCGCAGGCGGCCCTCGCGTCGTGTTTCTCGCCGGGCCCTGGAATCATCCCGGCCCCATGGTGGCGATCGTCGGCGCCCGCGACGCGAGCGACGACGGCCGCGACGTGGCGTTTGGGCTCGCGCGGTCCCTTGCCGAGCAAGGAGTCGCCGTGGTGAGCGGCCTCGCGCGCGGGATCGACGCCGCGGCGCACTTAGGCGCGCTCGAAGCCGGCGGGAAAAGCGGCGCCGTGCTCGGGACGGGCCTCGAGCGCGTCTACCCCAAGGAGCATCGAGCCCTCCAGCGCGCGCTCGCCGAATCGCTCGGCATCTTGAGCGCGCTCCTTCCCGGATCGGCCCCGACACGGAATACGTTCGCGTCCCGAAACCGCATTCTCGCGGCGATCTCCGGCGCGGTCGTCGTCGTTCAGGGGAGGGAGCGGAGCGGGGCGCTCCTCACCGCGACCGCGGCGCGGGGACTCGGCCGGCCCCTGGGAGCCGTGCCGTGGGACTCGAGAGATCCTCTCGGCATGGCACCGCACGCGCTCATCCGCTCCGGCGCCGCGACGCTCGTCCGCGACGCGGCGGACGTGCTCGAGCTTCTCGGCGTCGGCCAAGGAGTCCGGCCGCAGGGCGTCCCGGGAGCGGCGACGGCCGGCGTGGCCGCGGTGCAGCCCGCGACGCCGCCGGAGCGCACGGCGCTGGGAGACCGGGAAGAGCTGCTCTGGAGGGCGCTTCGCGGGCACCCGGAGCCACTGGATCACGCCGCGCGCCGCGCGAACCTCACGATCGCGGAGGCGAGCGCCGCCTTCGTGCTCCTCGAGATCCTCGGCCGCGCCCGCCGCGAGCCGGGCGGCGCCGTGCGTCGCCTGGTCCGGCGCTGA
- a CDS encoding HEAT repeat domain-containing protein: MERRPSRRHTGVTMIPKDAARLWEELRHREPEEKLEWIRELARNPTPDSIEVLLDVLKQESWFLRDQAARALATLGEGVVEPLIEYLNSGLWYTRTAAASALGRMGLPVSAAPLVALLKDPNRTVRDAARDALVLVCGNELGRFEVAVAIHALPERARRFALDGLATRNSGIAEQIADLMHDPALLGQADRRHLARAVGEDGLRWEDVIGDEGAERESG, encoded by the coding sequence ATGGAACGGCGACCCAGTCGCCGGCATACAGGAGTAACGATGATACCGAAGGATGCGGCAAGGCTCTGGGAAGAGCTCCGGCACCGCGAGCCGGAAGAGAAGCTGGAATGGATCCGCGAGCTGGCGCGCAATCCGACCCCCGATTCGATCGAAGTGCTGCTCGACGTTCTGAAGCAAGAGAGCTGGTTCCTGCGAGACCAAGCGGCGAGGGCGCTCGCGACCCTCGGCGAGGGGGTCGTGGAGCCGCTGATCGAATACTTGAACTCGGGTCTCTGGTATACGCGCACGGCCGCGGCATCCGCCCTTGGACGCATGGGCCTCCCGGTCTCCGCCGCGCCGCTCGTCGCGCTCCTCAAGGACCCGAACCGCACCGTGCGCGATGCCGCCCGGGACGCGCTGGTCCTCGTCTGCGGAAACGAGCTGGGACGCTTCGAGGTCGCCGTCGCGATCCATGCGCTTCCCGAGCGCGCGCGCCGGTTCGCCCTCGACGGTCTCGCGACGCGAAATTCCGGGATCGCGGAGCAGATCGCGGATCTCATGCACGATCCGGCGCTCCTCGGCCAGGCGGATCGACGACATCTGGCGCGGGCCGTCGGCGAGGACGGCCTTCGCTGGGAAGACGTGATCGGGGACGAGGGCGCCGAGCGGGAATCAGGCTGA
- the obgE gene encoding GTPase ObgE → MFADRASIHVVAGRGGNGCVSFRREKYVPKGGPDGGDGGDGGSVIFTVNPHLRTLLDFQSRTRFRADSGAHGSGNQRSGKSGEDLLVPVPPGTLVVDESTGATVADLVEPGATYVAARGGRGGRGNARFATPTRQAPRNAEPGTDGEERRIRLELRLIADVGLVGLPNVGKSTLLSRLSAARPKIADYPFTTLEPHLGIVRVDAERSFVMADLPGLIEGAHAGKGLGLEFLRHVWRTRILLVLIDSLSPDPGRDLGVLLGELEAYHEDLTRKPRIVALSRSDLAVDDRSAEPPFPLEAARWGGSISGVTGEGTRELLDQIWIMLLASGGSDADRWNGDPVAGIQE, encoded by the coding sequence GTGTTCGCCGACCGCGCATCGATCCACGTCGTGGCCGGCCGCGGCGGGAACGGCTGCGTGAGCTTCCGGCGCGAGAAGTACGTGCCGAAGGGAGGCCCCGACGGCGGCGACGGCGGGGACGGCGGGAGCGTGATCTTCACCGTGAACCCTCACCTCCGCACCCTCCTCGACTTTCAGTCCCGGACGCGATTCCGCGCCGACTCGGGAGCGCACGGATCGGGGAATCAGCGGAGCGGGAAGAGCGGGGAAGATCTTCTCGTCCCCGTGCCCCCGGGGACGCTCGTCGTCGACGAATCGACCGGGGCCACGGTGGCGGATCTCGTCGAACCGGGCGCGACTTACGTGGCGGCCCGCGGGGGCCGCGGGGGGCGAGGCAACGCGCGCTTCGCGACGCCGACGCGCCAGGCGCCCCGGAACGCGGAGCCCGGCACCGACGGCGAGGAGCGGCGGATCCGCCTCGAGCTTCGCCTGATCGCCGACGTCGGACTGGTCGGTCTCCCCAATGTCGGCAAGTCCACCCTTCTCTCGCGGCTGAGCGCGGCGAGGCCGAAGATCGCCGACTACCCGTTCACGACGCTGGAGCCGCATCTGGGCATCGTGCGCGTCGACGCGGAGCGGAGCTTCGTGATGGCCGATCTTCCGGGCTTGATCGAGGGAGCGCACGCGGGCAAGGGGCTCGGGCTTGAGTTTCTGCGCCATGTCTGGCGGACCCGGATCCTGCTCGTCCTGATCGACAGCCTCTCGCCCGACCCCGGGCGCGATCTCGGGGTTCTGCTGGGCGAGCTCGAGGCGTATCACGAGGACCTGACGCGGAAACCGCGGATCGTGGCCTTGAGCCGGAGCGACCTTGCCGTGGACGACCGCTCGGCGGAGCCCCCCTTCCCCCTCGAGGCGGCGCGCTGGGGAGGCTCGATCTCAGGGGTGACCGGCGAAGGAACTAGGGAGCTCTTGGACCAGATTTGGATTATGCTCCTCGCGTCGGGAGGATCCGACGCGGATCGATGGAACGGCGACCCAGTCGCCGGCATACAGGAGTAA